In Nitrospinota bacterium, the genomic window TGTTATAAAACCCCTGGCGGGCCATATGGACGGGGTGTGGGAGAACAGGGCCGACTGCTCCTTGAAAAACTCGTCAAGCTCGAAGAAGGAAAGCTCCTGGTTCTCCGCCATCTGCTTGACCCGGTCCAGGTCCGTGTTCAGCGAGTCAAGCACCGAATGGGTCAACTTCTGGGAAGATCCCGTCAGGTCCATGTCGTCCCGGCCCGGGCCGCCCAAACCGAATTCCGTGCTGGACGGGGACTGCTTTTCCAGCGCCGTGATAACGCGAAGTTTCCTGTCGAACTTCTCCAGCCTTGCAAGCTGGGTCTCGATCAGCTTCATTTTCTGGTTGAACTGCTGGATCTCAAGTTTCTGGCTGGCGGTCACCGATCGCAAATCCCTCAGTTCCCCAAGGTCTTCGCTCTTTTTGATTATGGAAAGGGAAAAATACGTGAAAAGGAAAAACATGGCGACAGCCACCCCCCCCATGCCGTGAATAACGGCCTTGGGGACGGAGAAACGCATGAATTTGCCCGTGACGTCGGGGACGAATATGAAGGTGTACTTCTTGGCCATCAAGGCCTTGAGTTTTTCTTTATATACAGCCAGCTTTAC contains:
- a CDS encoding M23 family metallopeptidase, translating into MFKVKLAVYKEKLKALMAKKYTFIFVPDVTGKFMRFSVPKAVIHGMGGVAVAMFFLFTYFSLSIIKKSEDLGELRDLRSVTASQKLEIQQFNQKMKLIETQLARLEKFDRKLRVITALEKQSPSSTEFGLGGPGRDDMDLTGSSQKLTHSVLDSLNTDLDRVKQMAENQELSFFELDEFFKEQSALFSHTPSIWPARGFITSNFGYRRSPFTGMRELHEGLDIATQANAPVLAPASGVVINAGFNPGYGNVLEIDHGYGVVSRYGHAAKVTVNIGQRVKRGDTVALVGSTGRSTGPHLHYEVRLNGVPVNPYRYILED